The following proteins come from a genomic window of Rutidosis leptorrhynchoides isolate AG116_Rl617_1_P2 chromosome 10, CSIRO_AGI_Rlap_v1, whole genome shotgun sequence:
- the LOC139870244 gene encoding uncharacterized mitochondrial protein AtMg00810-like, which produces MNEEMEALNRNCTWELTELPSGRKPIGCKWVYRIKYKSTGDIDRYKDRLVAKGYNQREEIDFDETFSPVVKMVTARMIISIAYQKNWSLCQIDINNAFLYGDLTKDVYMSLPEVILIKLIQDINDYSLFVKVSEIDCLYLLVYVNDIILTGSNTKIIDECKLFLKIKCRIKDLGYLKYFLGIELLDNNDCLVLSQRTYCLEVISEFGLLGCKPAITPLENGVIFSNLDDHDSSDQPLENISEYQKLIGKLIYITLTRPDIAYAMHCLSQFMHAPLKSHLKATFRVLRYLKGCPGKGITVRRNNNFVVTAFVDSDFAKGSMLRKSVTGFCVFMGNNLISWKSKKQSTVSRSSAEAE; this is translated from the exons ATGAATGAAGAGATGGAAGCTCTTAATAGGAACTGTACTTGGGAATTAACTGAACTTCCCTCAGGAAGAAAACCTATTGGTTGTAAATGGGTTTATAGAATCAAATATAAGTCTACTGgtgatatagatagatataaagaTAGGCTTGTTGCAAAAGGATATAATCAGAGAGAAGAAATTgactttgatgaaactttttcacctgttgtTAAGATGGTTACTGCTAGAATGATTATATCTATTGCATATCAAAAGAATTGGTCTTTATGTCAAATAGATATTAACAATGCTTTTCTGTATGGTGATTTAACTAAAGATGTTTATATGTCCTTACCTGAAGTTATTTTGATAAAACTGATACAAGA CATTAATGATTATTCTTTATTTGTTAAAGTTTCTGAAATTGATTGCTTGTATCTTCTTGTTTATGTTAATGATATCATTTTAACTGGaagtaacaccaaaattattgatgAATGTAAATTGTTTCTTAAAATCAAGTGTAGAATCAAAGATTTAGGATATCTCAAATACTTTCTTGGTATTGAATTACTTGATAATAATGATTGTTTGGTGCTGTCACAAAGAACGTATTGTCTTGAAGTTATTTCTGAATTTGGTTTGTTAGGCTGTAAACCTGCTATTACTCCTTTAGAAAATGGTGTTATTTTTTCTAATTTAGATGATCATGACTCATCTGACCAACCACTTGAAAATATAAGTGAATATCAAAAGCTTATTGGAAAATTGATTTATATTACTCTTACCAGACCTGATATTGCTTATGCTATGCATTGTTTAAGTCAGTTTATGCACGCACCACTTAAATCTCACTTAAAAGCTACTTTTAGGGTGCTAAGATATCTAAAAGGTTGTCCTGGTAAAGGTATAACTGTAAGAAGAAATAATAATTTTGTTGTCACTGCTTTTGTTGATTCTGATTTTGCAAAAGGAAGTATGCTTAGAAAATCTGTTACTGGATTCTGTGTTTTTATGGGAAATAATTTGATTTcatggaaaagtaagaaacaaTCCACTGTTTCCAGGTCATCTGCAGAAGCAGAATAA